A single Denticeps clupeoides chromosome 7, fDenClu1.1, whole genome shotgun sequence DNA region contains:
- the lin7b gene encoding protein lin-7 homolog B isoform X1, which translates to MMSSYYHAGKEAEMATMAEPLCLERDVCRVIELLDRLQRSGELPPPKLQALQRVLQSKFCAAVREVYEQLYDTLDIVGGPEVRAQATAKVGAPCCFSNNGDGSAVRRRVPFQATVAAFAASEGHAHPRVVELPKTDEGLGFNIMGGKEQNSPIYISRVIPGGVADRQGGLKRGDQLLSVNGVSVEGEHHEKAVELLKAVQGSVKLVVRYTPKVLEEMEARFEKMRSARRRQQHTSYSSLESRG; encoded by the exons ATGATGTCGTCGTACTATCACGCCGGCAAGGAAGCCGAGATGGCGACGATGGCCGAGCCGCTGTGCCTGGAACGAG ACGTGTGCCGGGTGATCGAGCTGCTGGACCGGCTGCAGAGGAGCGGCGAGCTGCCTCCGCCCAAACTCCAGGCCCTCCAGCGGGTCCTCCAGAGCAAGTTCTGCGCCGCGGTCCGAGAG GTCTACGAGCAGCTCTACGACACCCTGGACATCGTTGGGGGTCCCGAGGTGCGTGCCCAGGCCACAGCCAAGGTAGGTGCACCGTGCTGCTTTTCCAATAACGGTGACGGCAGCGCTGTACGGCGTCGCGTTCCCTTTCAGGCCACAGTGGCCGCGTTTGCGGCCAGCgagggccacgcccacccccGCGTGGTGGAGCTCCCGAAGACAGACGAGGGCCTGGGCTTCAACATCATGGGCGGGAAGGAGCAGAACTCGCCCATCTACATCTCCAGGGTGATCCCGGGGGGCGTGGCCGACCGGCAGGGCGGCTTGAAGCGCGGCGACCAGCTGCTCTCCGTCAACGGAGTG AGCGTGGAAGGCGAGCACCACGAGAAGGCCGTGGAGCTGCTGAAGGCGGTGCAGGGCTCCGTCAAGCTGGTGGTCCGCTACACTCCCAAGGTCCTCGAGGAGATGGAGGCCCGCTTCGAGAAGATGAGGAGCGCCAGGAGACGCCAGCAGCACACCAGCTACTC GTCCCTGGAGTCGAGGGGTTAA
- the lin7b gene encoding protein lin-7 homolog B isoform X2: MMSSYYHAGKEAEMATMAEPLCLERDVCRVIELLDRLQRSGELPPPKLQALQRVLQSKFCAAVREVYEQLYDTLDIVGGPEVRAQATAKATVAAFAASEGHAHPRVVELPKTDEGLGFNIMGGKEQNSPIYISRVIPGGVADRQGGLKRGDQLLSVNGVSVEGEHHEKAVELLKAVQGSVKLVVRYTPKVLEEMEARFEKMRSARRRQQHTSYSSLESRG, translated from the exons ATGATGTCGTCGTACTATCACGCCGGCAAGGAAGCCGAGATGGCGACGATGGCCGAGCCGCTGTGCCTGGAACGAG ACGTGTGCCGGGTGATCGAGCTGCTGGACCGGCTGCAGAGGAGCGGCGAGCTGCCTCCGCCCAAACTCCAGGCCCTCCAGCGGGTCCTCCAGAGCAAGTTCTGCGCCGCGGTCCGAGAG GTCTACGAGCAGCTCTACGACACCCTGGACATCGTTGGGGGTCCCGAGGTGCGTGCCCAGGCCACAGCCAAG GCCACAGTGGCCGCGTTTGCGGCCAGCgagggccacgcccacccccGCGTGGTGGAGCTCCCGAAGACAGACGAGGGCCTGGGCTTCAACATCATGGGCGGGAAGGAGCAGAACTCGCCCATCTACATCTCCAGGGTGATCCCGGGGGGCGTGGCCGACCGGCAGGGCGGCTTGAAGCGCGGCGACCAGCTGCTCTCCGTCAACGGAGTG AGCGTGGAAGGCGAGCACCACGAGAAGGCCGTGGAGCTGCTGAAGGCGGTGCAGGGCTCCGTCAAGCTGGTGGTCCGCTACACTCCCAAGGTCCTCGAGGAGATGGAGGCCCGCTTCGAGAAGATGAGGAGCGCCAGGAGACGCCAGCAGCACACCAGCTACTC GTCCCTGGAGTCGAGGGGTTAA
- the snrnp70 gene encoding U1 small nuclear ribonucleoprotein 70 kDa — protein sequence MTQFLPPNLLALFAPRDPIPFLPQLEKLPHEKHHNQPYCGIAPFIRHFEDPRDAPPPTRAETREERLERKRREKIERRQGVVEEELKLWDPHNDPNAQGDAFKTLFVARVNYDTTESKLRREFEVYGPIKRIYIVYNKKTGKPRGYAFIEYEHERDMHSAYKHADGKKIDGRRVLVDVERGRTVKGWHPRRLGGGLGGTRRGGADVNIKHSGRDDTSRYDDRPIGGDRDRERDRDRRDRSRERDRDKERGERRRSRSRERRRRSRSRERGAAPEEAVGGGRRRERERGPGGGAGGGGAPIGGPNDSRSRERSRDRERKRRSRSRDRKRDRERGKGPEGGEEGPPMDGAMADAGERDEMAGAEEAVVDGEERGTRDRDRDRDRDRRRSHRDKDRDRERRRGERDREHKRDRGDRERGGAERRDSRHAPSAGELESLGNGDEGSQPAAPKSEEGSQDGMAMMMDQDSTQSAEGYGSNENGFKMEPPAEEY from the exons ATGACACAGTTTCTACCTCCCAACCTGCTGGCACTGTTTGCCCCGCGGGACCCCATACCGTTCTTGCCACAATTGGAGAAGCTTCCACACGAGAAGCACCATAATCAGCCATACTGCGGCATCGCCCCCTTCATCCGGCACTTCGAG GACCCCCGAGATGCACCTCCACCGACCAGAGCTGAGACCAGAGAGGAGAGGCTGGAGAGGAAG agGCGGGAGAAGATTGAGAGGAGGCAGGGAGTTGTGGAAGAGGAACTGAAGCTTT GGGATCCCCACAATGACCCAAATGCACAGGGAGATGCGTTTAAGACTCTATTTGTGGCTCGTGTT AACTATGACACCACGGAGTCTAAACTTCGCCGTGAGTTTGAGGTCTATGGGCCAATCAAAAGA ATTTACATAGTCTACAACAAGAAGACCGGGAAGCCCAGAGGCTACGCCTTCATCGAATATGAGCACGAGCGCGACATGCACT CGGCCTATAAGCACGCGGACGGGAAGAAGATCGACGGGCGCCGGGTGCTGGTGGACGTGGAGCGCGGGCGCACCGTGAAGGGCTGGCACCCCCGCAGGCTGG GCGGCGGCCTCGGAGGCACCCGCAGGGGCGGAGCCGACGTCAACATTAAGCACTCCGGCCGCGACGACACGTCCCGCTACGACGACCGTCCCATCGGCGG GGACCGGGACCGGGAGCGCGACCGAGACCGGCGGGACCGGAGCCGGGAGCGCGACCGCGACAAGGAGCGCGGCGAGAGGCGGCGCTCGCGGTCCCGAGAGCGGCGCCGGCGCTCGCGGTCCCGCGAGAGGGGCGCGGCGCCCGAAGAGGCTGTCGGGGGCGGGCGTaggagagaacgagagagggGGCCTGGCGGTggcgccggcggcggcggcgcaccTATCGGTGGTCCTAACGACAGCCGCAGTCGAGAGAGGAGTCGGGATCGCGAGCGCAAGCGCAGGAGCCGCAGCCGCGATAGGAAGAGGGACCGCGAGCGAGGGAAGGGGCccgagggaggagaggaggggccGCCGATGGATGGCGCCATGGCCGACGCGGGGGAGAGAGACGAAATGGCCGGCGCCGAGGAGGCGGTCGTAGACGGCGAGGAGAGGGGGACCAGGGACCGGGATCGCGACAGAGATAGGGACCGGAGGCGGAGCCACCGGGACAAGGACCGAGATCGCGAACGCAGGAGAGGCGAGCGGGACCGGGAGCACAAGCGGGACCGCGGCGACCGCGAGAGGGGCGGAGCAGAGCGCCGCGACAGCAGACACGCGCCCTCCGCTGGCGAGCTGGAGAGCCTGGGCAACGGGGACGAGGGCAGCCAGCCGGCGGCCCCCAAGTCTGAAGAGGGCTCTCAGGACGGCATGGCGATGatgatggaccaggactccacGCAGTCGGCCGAAGGCTACGGCTCCAACGAGAACGGCTTCAAAATGGAGCCGCCGGCTGAAGAGTACTAG
- the LOC114794036 gene encoding piggyBac transposable element-derived protein 4-like, with amino-acid sequence MSDPMPDSGSYTNFLEVDLELCKSDSSESSDTESDQDSYRSNGSSVALHSEPPEKRPCAGLPAAFGTWQPGLFVPAPFHFDASVSGLSGAFSLPGDPSEADCFRLFFDRGFVSLMTQHVNAFGDELDGSGWFSATEPEMYSLLACLVLMGLVRKDKIVDYWSTDPLLETPIFSQVFTESRFLLLLRALHLSSLSNSQASGPTTEKHAAISHLQQRFAELFHPSQELRICKSLTLHEGSLCPQPSPPAEPQRLGVQLITLSDVATGYVLNFRTRLSTAPSDEFSISVTMDLVRPYLGKGHVLYSDDQQNSPGLFRLLHSMNMGACGPVRPGWMPNFRASLGRQEADVLHTDSLLAVKWRGVEDVFLLSSIHGSDDFGSGGKEPKCVTDYNGKMSSGEHLQLQMDYADFGCTPLRWYHKVFLHLLGITAYNAFLVHQSVSQKRLTFHTFQLDLVSSLLEQAYPHAGLPGLCGSEEDCPRRLTGRHFPQPVPRANGYTVYWCHVCRHSGRRALQWMKTQFMCAECQVPLCVAPCFEDFHTLQDY; translated from the coding sequence ATGTCTGACCCCATGCCAGACAGCGGCAGCTACACCAATTTCCTGGAGGTCGACCTTGAGCTCTGCAAGTCCGACAGCAGCGAGAGCAGTGACACCGAGTCCGACCAGGACAGCTACAGGAGCAACGGCTCGTCGGTGGCCCTGCACAGTGAGCCTCCCGAGAAGAGGCCATGCGCCGGCCTGCCAGCGGCCTTCGGGACCTGGCAGCCCGGGCTGTTCGTCCCCGCGCCCTTCCATTTCGACGCGTCCGTCTCCGGCCTGAGCGGGGCCTTCTCCCTCCCCGGCGACCCCAGCGAGGCCGACTGCTTCAGGCTGTTCTTCGACCGCGGGTTCGTGAGCCTGATGACCCAGCATGTCAACGCGTTTGGGGACGAGCTGGACGGCAGCGGTTGGTTCAGTGCCACGGAGCCGGAGATGTACAGCCTCCTGGCCTGTCTGGTGCTCATGGGCCTGGTGAGGAAGGACAAGATTGTCGACTACTGGTCCACGGATCCGCTCCTGGAGACGCCCATTTTCAGCCAGGTGTTCACCGAAAGCCGCTTCCTGCTCCTGCTCAGGGCCCTTCACCTGTCCAGCTTGTCCAACAGCCAGGCGTCCGGGCCGACGACGGAGAAGCACGCCGCCATCTCCCACCTCCAGCAGCGCTTCGCCGAGCTGTTCCACCCGTCGCAGGAGCTGCGCATCTGCAAGTCCCTGACGCTGCACGAGGGCTCGCTCTGCCCGCAGCCGTCTCCGCCGGCCGAGCCCCAGCGCCTCGGCGTCCAGCTCATCACGCTGTCCGATGTGGCGACCGGATACGTGTTGAACTTCAGGACCCGTCTGTCCACCGCGCCATCGGACGAGTTCTCCATCTCGGTCACCATGGACCTGGTCCGGCCCTACCTGGGCAAGGGGCACGTCCTGTACTCCGACGACCAGCAGAACAGCCCCGGCCTCTTCCGTCTCCTGCACAGCATGAACATGGGCGCGTGCGGCCCCGTCCGGCCCGGCTGGATGCCAAACTTCCGGGCCAGCCTGGGCCGGCAGGAGGCCGACGTCCTTCACACGGACTCCCTGCTGGCGGTGAAGTGGCGAGGGGTGGAGGACGTGTTCCTCCTGTCCTCCATCCACGGCTCGGACGACTTCGGATCAGGCGGCAAGGAGCCCAAGTGCGTGACCGACTACAACGGCAAAATGTCCTCAGGGGAGCATCTGCAGCTGCAGATGGACTACGCCGACTTCGGCTGCACCCCGCTGAGATGGTACCACAAGGTGTTCCTCCACCTGCTGGGCATCACGGCGTACAACGCGTTCCTGGTCCACCAGAGCGTCTCGCAGAAGCGGCTCACCTTCCACACGTTCCAGCTGGACCTGGTGAGCAGTCTGCTGGAGCAGGCGTACCCGCACGCCGGCCTGCCCGGACTCTGCGGCTCAGAGGAGGACTGCCCGAGGCGGCTGACCGGCCGCCACTTCCCCCAGCCGGTGCCCAGGGCCAACGGCTACACCGTGTACTGGTGCCACGTGTGCAGGCACTCCGGCCGCAGGGCGCTGCAGTGGATGAAGACGCAGTTCATGTGCGCGGAATGCCAGGTGCCGCTTTGCGTGGCGCCGTGCTTCGAGGACTTTCACACGTTGCAGGACTACTGA